The window GCGTCCAAAGCAATTTGAATGGAGCCGTCTGTGCCGTTTTTGAAGCCAATGCTGTACGGCATGTGGCTGGAAATTTCACGGTGAATTTGCGATTCGCTGGTGCGCGCGCCAATTGCGCCCCAAGCCAGCAGGTCATCGAAGTATGCTGTCGCCATTGGGCTGAGGATTTCCGAAGCAATCGGCAGTCCCATGGCTGCAATTTTAAGGTAGAGTTCGCGTGATTTTTCCAAACCCAATTGCATATTGGATGAACCGTCTAAGTTCGGATCATACAGGAAGCCTTTCCAGCCGACCGTGGTGCGCGGTTTTTCAATATAGGCGCGCATGACCAGAAAAATGTGTTTAGACACTTGCGCCTGCAGCTGCTTTAATTTTTCTGCGTATTCTAAAGCGGATTCAGTGTCATGGATGGAGCATGGGCCGGTAATCACCAGGAGGCGCTTATCCCTGCCTTCTAAAATATTCTGTATTGTTTGGCGCTGTTCAGCAATTTGCTGCGCAAGCGGATTGGACAAAGGCAATTGCGCCTTGAGCTGATGTGGCAGGCTTAGAATAGTTTCTTGCGCCGTAGGTTTTTGTAATGCGGTATTTAGAGCGTTCATTGGCCTTTCCTTGGGACTGCTGATCATTTCGCAGTCCGAGCTTTTATTTGAGCGTTATGGGTCTAATCAATTTCTGGTTAAGTGTTTTAATTTGACTAAAGTAAAACCAATATGCGCTGCTAAAATATGAACGGTTAAATGCCATCATGACGAATTCTCCAAAAAATTTATAAAAATCAAGACATAAAAAAACCTGACCAGGGTTGCCGATCAGGTATCAACTGGTGGGCAACCATTTCTTTGCCCAAACGCGTTCAGGCAATTATCTAAATTGCCAGAAATAATAAGAAGCGTTTGAGATTAGAGGCTGCTTTAACATCTTTGATATCATCAAAAAGTAAGTATCTGAAAATTAAAATACGCTGTATTCAGCGCTTTGACAATAGTTTTTTCAAAAAAACTGATAAAAAATCCAGCAAATCTATTCATCATTCACATAATGCCTGCGCATAAAAGGTTGATCAAAAAACCGGCTGCATGTAGAATTCATCAAACTGCTTTTCCTTCCGCATAATTTTAATTAGACCTGAATTAAACCGAGTATCCGCCAATGAAGTAACTGCTATTCAACCATCAAAAAACTGAACACCTTTTCTCATTTTTTGATGCGCAAAATAGTATGCTTCAGCGCGGAAAAATAAATAGCAAATATTTTTCAAATACTTATACTTTTTTGTGCATCCTGCAGCCGCGAGGTTCCCTATGACGCAGCAGGCATGTATTATTTCTCAGCTCAGTTTGGCGTTTCCAGACAGAGTACTATTCCAGCAGCTGCAGTTTGCATTGCCGCAGCAGCAAATTTCCGCCCTAATCGGCCGCAACGGGCAAGGCAAATCCATGCTGATACGGCTGCTGCATGGGCAGACATCTCCGGCTTTGCCTTGCGGCGGCAAAATTTCATGGCAAATGCCCCATGCCTATTTAGCGCAGCTGCAGCGCTTGAATGCTGAAACCATTGCGGGCGCGCTTGGCGTCTTAGAACTGCACCAGGCCTTTGAACGCATAAATGCCGGCTGTGGCGGTTTTGCAGATTTTGACCGGGCGGAAAATCACTGGCACCTCCCTGCGCTTTGGCAAGCGCAATTAGCAGCTGCCGATTTGCCGGCAGACTTGAATTTTCCAGTGCAGTTTTTAAGTGAAGGCCAGAAAACCAGGCTGGCGCTGTGCGCGCTATTTCTCCAGCCCGATCACTATTTGCTGCTGGATGAGCCAAGCAGCCACTTAGATGCCGGCTCACGGCAATGGCTGATTGCATGCTTAAAAGCGCATCCGGCAGGCGCGCTGATCATCAGCCATGACCGGACGCTGCTGCATGAAGCGCAGCATATTTACGCCTTAAATGAACATGGCCTGCAGCACATTGCCGGCAATTATGACGATTATGCCCTGCACGCTGAACAGCAGCTCTCTGCGCTGGAACGCCGCGCCGATCAGCAAAAGCGCGAGCTGAAGCAGTTGAAAATCAAACAGCATGAATCCTTAATGAAAGCGCAAAAACGCGAGCGCAGCGGAAAGCAGCTCCGCGCATCAAACTCGCAAGCGCCTATTCTGCTGGACTTTAAAAAGGAACAGGCTGGCCAGAGCCTTGGCGCCGTGCAAAAGCAGCAGCAGAAGCGCATCAGCAGCCTGCAAAGCGGATTAACCGCATCGCAGCTTCAAATGGAGCAGCTGAAAGCGCAGCAATTCCAGTTTCAGCATCAGGCCGTCAAAACAGGTGAAATTCTGCGGGTCACTGAACTGCATTTGCCTTATGGCCAAGCTGCGCCGCTGCATTTTGCGCTGCAGGCCGGTGAAAAAATTCATTTGCAAGGCGCCAACGGCGCTGGAAAATCGGTTTTTCTGAACATGCTGCAGCAGCAGGCTGAATTGAAAAACCCCAATATTCACTTAGGCGCGCAGCTGCTGTATTTAGATCAGCACTTCAGCTTTCTTAATCCGGAGCTGACTGCGCTAGGCAATCTGCATGCGCTGAATCCAGCCCTGTCTGAAACTGAATGGCGCAATCTGCTGGGCCAGCTGCGCATCCGCGGCGATAAGGCGCTGCATCCGCTATCCCGGCTGAGCGGCGGCGAAAAGCTGAAAATTGCGCTATTGGCGCTGAGCCACTGGCCGCAGAATATTGAATTGCTGCTCTTAGACGAACCGGAAAACCATTTGGATATTGAGTCGCGCGACCTGCTTGCCGCTGCCATCCGGCAATATCAAGGCGCTGTAATTTTAGTGTCGCATGATCCTGCATTTGCAGAAAGCTGCGGCATTGCTGAATCAATCCATTTAAGCAAATAAGCCAAATAGTCCGGGCCAATGCTTGCTGCTTTAAAAACGCAAATGCCAGCCAGCGCAGCGCTGGCTGGCATTTGACGGCTCCCTGCGGCTTGCCTGCAGCTTTAAAATTTAAATTTGCGCAGCAGCTCTGCTGCCTTCGCCTCAGAAAGCTTTGCCTCCGCTTTCCAGTCATTCGGCAATGAGCACTTCGCTAAGCGCACCCAGACGCCGGCAAACTGCTTGATAAAGCTGGCTTCGTTGTAGCGGATGCCGTATTCCGCGCACAGCGCTTTAATTTTTGGCGCAGCTTCCGCATAACGGTTTGCAGGCATGTCGGGAAATAAATGATGCTCAATTTGATGGCTTAAATTGCCGCTTAAAATATGCAGCCATGCGGTGCCGGAAAAGTTGCTTGAACCGCGGATTTGGCGCAAGTACCATTCTGCGCGGCTTTCATGCTCCGTATTGTCCATTTCAAAGGTTTCTGCATCTTCAGTGAAATGGCCGTTAAAGATCACGGCCGACGCCCATAGGCTGCGGATCACATTCGCTGCGGCATTGCCGGCAAATACAGGAATGGCATTAGGCCCGGCGATGATTGGAAAAAACACATAGTCTTTCAGCACTTGGCGCTTCATTTTCATGCGAACTTTGGATGATTCCTTCCACACATCGCGCCAGCTCTTGGTTTTATAGGCGAAAATATCTTCCAGATGCAAATTCTGAATGCCGACATACCATTCAAACAGCAGCATCAGCTGCGCAGCCAAAGGAATATTGAATAAAAAGCGCGGCTCCCACGGCTGCGACTCACTGACGCGGATCAGGCCATAGCCGACATCATGATCCATGCCGACAATATTGGTATAAGTATGGTGAATATAGTTATGGGTATATTTCCAGTCATCGCCCGTTGCGATGGTATCCCAGTCATAATTGGCGCCATTTAAGGCCGGGTCATTCAGCCAGTCAAACTGGCCGTGCATCACGTTATGGCCCAGTTCCATATTTTCCACAATTTTGGAAATGCCCAGCAGGCCTGTACCCAGCAGCCATGCTGGCGGCAGCCAGCCGGCAAACATCAGCAGGCCGCGTGAAGCAATTTCGCTATAGCGGACAAAATTGCGGATCTTATAAATATACTGCGCGTCTTTTTCATTCAGGCTGTGCATAATTTCACGGCGGACGGCTTCAATTCTGGCGCCCAGCTCTTCGAGCTGATCTGAGCTTAAATAATGCGCCTTGCTGTTTTCATTTAAATTAACGGGTTTATTCATTTTTTTCTGCCCTGCATTTTTTATAGATTAATCACGACTGGACTGATGGCTTGAGAAATGCATAGTTTAATTTGCGCATTGTTCCGGCTGTCAATTTCACCTGTGAGCATATTTTTTACCGAACCCTGAACCTTGGTGCATGAGCAGCTATTGCAAATGCCCATGCGGCAGCCATGCGTGGGCTTTAATCCGGCCAGTTCAGCGCTTTCCAGCAAATTGCTTTTGGCTTGAAATTCCCGCTGCGCGCGCAGGAATTTCACCGGCTGCGACGCAAGGCTTTCATCTGCAGGTATTTGAAAATACTCGGTATGCAGCTGCTCAGTTAAATCCAGCTGCGCATAGAGCTGCTGAACGCTCTGCATCATGGCTGAAGCGCCGCAGGCATAGCAGTCGCGGCTTTTAAAATCTGGAACCCGCTGTTCTAAGAGCGCGGCATCTGCATGCAGTTTTTGCTGCAGCGTATTGATTAAGTGAAACTTAAAATACGGGTGCTGTGCTGCCAAAGCTTGAATTTCAGCGGCGTAGGCACCGTCCCGCGTGAAATAAATCAGGTCAATCGGCTTCTGGCTTTGGCGCAGGTGCGCCGCCAATAAGGCGTAAATTGCCGTAATGCCGCTGCCGGAAGCCAACAGCAGCCTGGCCTTAGCCAATGGCTTCAGGACAAATTCGCCCTGCGGCTGGGAAATTTCCACCACAGCGCCCGGCCTCAAGGCTGTTAAGGCATTTGATACCGCGCCCTGCTTCTTTACAGCAACCGCAATTTGCCCCTGATCTGAAATATCAACAATTGAATAGCTGCGCTGATGGCGCACGCCGCCAATAAGCGCGGTCAGCAAAATGCTTTGCCCTGCCTGATAATCCTGAACTTTAAAATTTTGATTGGGGCGCAGCTGCAGCTGAATAAAGTCAGAGCTTAATGCTTGAACATCGATAATTTCAGCTTTAATTCTTTTCCATGCCCAAATTGAGTCAAATTTTTCAGCAATGAAATCAATAAAATCTTCGCGGATCCACTCCGGCTTATATTCTGTATTGCTCTGCATGCGGCCCTCTCAAAAAAATCTGTAGATAATATACAAGTGTTTTTTATTGTGATGCCAAGATAGTGCGCGGCCCATTTTGAAGCTATGTCAATACGGGACATAATTCGTCTTTTCTGAATTTTTAGCATTTTCTGTCAGACAAAATGTCATGTTTGGCCAATATGCTGATCTGCGGAGTGACGCTTTATGCAGAAGAAAATCTGCCATGCATCTTGCGCTTCATCGTTCAGGATGCTGCCTAAAACAGTCAGGCATTAAAAAACCAAGCCGGAGCCTGGTTTCTATTCACCTCAATTTTTCCAGCAGGTTTTCAATCAGCCTTCAAAATGCACCACAGAGCGGATCGACTCGCCTGCATGCATTAAATCAAAGGCTTCATTGATTTTATCCAGCCCCATGGTATGGGTGACAAAAGGCTCAAGCTGAATGTCGCCTTTCATGGCTTCTTCCACCATGCCCGGCAGCTGCGAACGGCCTTTGACGCCGCCGAATGCGGTGCCTTTCCATGTGCGGCCCGTCACCAATTGGAATGGGCGGGTCGAAATTTCCTGACCGGCGCCCGCCACGCCAATAATCACTGACTGGCCCCAGCCGCGGTGCGCGCATTCCAGCGCAGAACGCATCACGCTGGTATTGCCGATGCATTCAAATGAATGGTCTACGCCCCAGCCGGTCATTTCCACAATCACTTCCTGCACCGGACGCTCATGGTCTTTCGGATTGACAAAGTCTGTTGCGCCGAATTGCTCAGCCAGCTTGAATTTTTCCGGGTTGGTGTCTACGGCAATAATGCGGCCCGCTTTGGCTTTTTTCGCACCCTGCACCACCGCCAGGCCAATGCCGCCCAAGCCAAATACGGCAACGCTGTCGCCTTCCTGAACTTTTGCGGTATTTTTTACTGCGCCCAGGCCGGTGGTGACGCCGCAGCCCAGCAGGCAGACCTGCTCATGGTTGGCTTCCGGGTTGATTTTCGCCAGGGAAACTTCAGCAACAACGGTATATTCAGAGAAAGTGGAACAGCCCATATAGTGGTAAATTGGCTGGCCCTTATAGGAAAAGCGCGTGGTGCCGTCCGGCATTAAGCCTTTGCCCTGCGTGGCGCGGACAGCGACGCACAGATTGGTTTTGCCGGATGTGCAGAACAGGCATTCGCCGCATTCCGCCGTATACAGCGGAATCACATGATCGCCCGGCTTGACGCTGGTTACGCCCTCACCGACTTCCACTACAACGCCGGCGCCTTCATGGCCCAGCACCGCGGGAAATACGCCTTCCGGATCATCGCCGGATAAAGTGAAAGCATCGGTATGGCAAACGCCGGTGTGGCTGATTTTGACCAGCACTTCGCCGGCTTTCGGCGGCGCAACATCAATTTCCACAATTTCCAGAGGCTGGCCGGGAGCAAATGCGACAGCTGCGCGAGATTTCATGCGGTGAATATCCTTTGTTGGCTAGGTGAGCAGTTAACAGATGATCTACAGTAACCTCTTTTTATTGCATGATTCAACCTTTAACATGATGATATTATGGCCATATCATTTTTGGATGGCCATAATATCAATATGCAGATCCGCTTACCGATTCAAGCTGTTTCATTTGCCTTAATGTTATTGCCGCTCACGGGGTGCAGTTTGCCTATGAATGAATCTAAACCGGAATCTCCCGCTCAAATCCATGCCGGGCACTGGCTGAATGGAAACAGCGCGGAAACGCAGCTGGCGCAGGGCCTGACCGCCTATTTGGCGCTGGATGACGCCTTTATGAGCATTGCCTCACGCGTGCATCTGATCCGCAATGCGCAGCGCAGCATAGACCTGCAGTATTACATCTGGAAAGACGATTATATTGGCCACATGATGCTGCAGGAGCTTTTAAAGGCTGCTGACCGCGGGGTAAAAGTCCGCCTGCTGATTGATGATCAAAACGGCACGCAGCTGGACAGCGTGCTGAAGCCTTTGGCCGCGCATCCCAATTTTGAAATCAAGCTGTTTAATCCATATAAATTCCGCAAGCTGCGCGCGATTGATTACGCATTCCGCTTTAAGCGCATCAATCACCGCATGCATAACAAGCTGATTATTGCCGACGGCGCAATTGCGGTGACGGGCGGGCGCAACATCAGCCGTGAATATTTTGATGCCAGCGACAGTTTCCAGTTCACCGACTTGGATATTTTATTCTACGGTACGGCGGTTCAGCAGGCCAATGCGGTCTTCATCGACTTTTGGAATGACGATTTAAGCTATGCGGTCCCGCAGCTGCTGGGCGCAGGCGCCAAGCCGGATTTGGACAGCCTGCGCAAAGCATACGCGCTGGATGCCATTCAAAAGAATAAGGTCGAAAACAAAATTGAATTTGCGCAGCAGCAGCTGGACGCCAGCTTAAAGCACCGCGCCTTTAACTGGGCGCCGGCGCATTTTGTGGCCGACAGCCCGGATAAAATCCGCGGCCAAGCCAGCGGTCAGCAGCTGATTTACAACCAAATGCTGCGGATTATGGGCGAACCGAAACAGCATATAGAGCTGGTTTCCGCCTACTTTGTGCCGACACGGCGCGGCACGGACTATCTTGCAAGCTTGGCGCAGAACAAGATTAAGGTGCGGGTGCTGACCAACTCTTTCGCCGCCAATGATGTGGCCGTGGTG is drawn from Acinetobacter sp. WCHAc010034 and contains these coding sequences:
- a CDS encoding 3-deoxy-7-phosphoheptulonate synthase; the protein is MNALNTALQKPTAQETILSLPHQLKAQLPLSNPLAQQIAEQRQTIQNILEGRDKRLLVITGPCSIHDTESALEYAEKLKQLQAQVSKHIFLVMRAYIEKPRTTVGWKGFLYDPNLDGSSNMQLGLEKSRELYLKIAAMGLPIASEILSPMATAYFDDLLAWGAIGARTSESQIHREISSHMPYSIGFKNGTDGSIQIALDAIQSASHPHQFLGMSQSGLPSILESGGNPKAHLILRGSNSGPNYRLAEIEQMKAKAKGELPALVIDCSHGNSSKNPMLQPEVLRTIVDERHLSSVRGVMLESHLLDGAQKISCAMAYGQSVTDGCLGWDKTCQLLLEVAENLKACPLQRSA
- a CDS encoding ATP-binding cassette domain-containing protein gives rise to the protein MTQQACIISQLSLAFPDRVLFQQLQFALPQQQISALIGRNGQGKSMLIRLLHGQTSPALPCGGKISWQMPHAYLAQLQRLNAETIAGALGVLELHQAFERINAGCGGFADFDRAENHWHLPALWQAQLAAADLPADLNFPVQFLSEGQKTRLALCALFLQPDHYLLLDEPSSHLDAGSRQWLIACLKAHPAGALIISHDRTLLHEAQHIYALNEHGLQHIAGNYDDYALHAEQQLSALERRADQQKRELKQLKIKQHESLMKAQKRERSGKQLRASNSQAPILLDFKKEQAGQSLGAVQKQQQKRISSLQSGLTASQLQMEQLKAQQFQFQHQAVKTGEILRVTELHLPYGQAAPLHFALQAGEKIHLQGANGAGKSVFLNMLQQQAELKNPNIHLGAQLLYLDQHFSFLNPELTALGNLHALNPALSETEWRNLLGQLRIRGDKALHPLSRLSGGEKLKIALLALSHWPQNIELLLLDEPENHLDIESRDLLAAAIRQYQGAVILVSHDPAFAESCGIAESIHLSK
- a CDS encoding fatty acid desaturase family protein, which translates into the protein MNKPVNLNENSKAHYLSSDQLEELGARIEAVRREIMHSLNEKDAQYIYKIRNFVRYSEIASRGLLMFAGWLPPAWLLGTGLLGISKIVENMELGHNVMHGQFDWLNDPALNGANYDWDTIATGDDWKYTHNYIHHTYTNIVGMDHDVGYGLIRVSESQPWEPRFLFNIPLAAQLMLLFEWYVGIQNLHLEDIFAYKTKSWRDVWKESSKVRMKMKRQVLKDYVFFPIIAGPNAIPVFAGNAAANVIRSLWASAVIFNGHFTEDAETFEMDNTEHESRAEWYLRQIRGSSNFSGTAWLHILSGNLSHQIEHHLFPDMPANRYAEAAPKIKALCAEYGIRYNEASFIKQFAGVWVRLAKCSLPNDWKAEAKLSEAKAAELLRKFKF
- a CDS encoding ferredoxin reductase, with the protein product MQSNTEYKPEWIREDFIDFIAEKFDSIWAWKRIKAEIIDVQALSSDFIQLQLRPNQNFKVQDYQAGQSILLTALIGGVRHQRSYSIVDISDQGQIAVAVKKQGAVSNALTALRPGAVVEISQPQGEFVLKPLAKARLLLASGSGITAIYALLAAHLRQSQKPIDLIYFTRDGAYAAEIQALAAQHPYFKFHLINTLQQKLHADAALLEQRVPDFKSRDCYACGASAMMQSVQQLYAQLDLTEQLHTEYFQIPADESLASQPVKFLRAQREFQAKSNLLESAELAGLKPTHGCRMGICNSCSCTKVQGSVKNMLTGEIDSRNNAQIKLCISQAISPVVINL
- a CDS encoding S-(hydroxymethyl)glutathione dehydrogenase/class III alcohol dehydrogenase; the encoded protein is MKSRAAVAFAPGQPLEIVEIDVAPPKAGEVLVKISHTGVCHTDAFTLSGDDPEGVFPAVLGHEGAGVVVEVGEGVTSVKPGDHVIPLYTAECGECLFCTSGKTNLCVAVRATQGKGLMPDGTTRFSYKGQPIYHYMGCSTFSEYTVVAEVSLAKINPEANHEQVCLLGCGVTTGLGAVKNTAKVQEGDSVAVFGLGGIGLAVVQGAKKAKAGRIIAVDTNPEKFKLAEQFGATDFVNPKDHERPVQEVIVEMTGWGVDHSFECIGNTSVMRSALECAHRGWGQSVIIGVAGAGQEISTRPFQLVTGRTWKGTAFGGVKGRSQLPGMVEEAMKGDIQLEPFVTHTMGLDKINEAFDLMHAGESIRSVVHFEG
- a CDS encoding phospholipase D family protein; the protein is MQIRLPIQAVSFALMLLPLTGCSLPMNESKPESPAQIHAGHWLNGNSAETQLAQGLTAYLALDDAFMSIASRVHLIRNAQRSIDLQYYIWKDDYIGHMMLQELLKAADRGVKVRLLIDDQNGTQLDSVLKPLAAHPNFEIKLFNPYKFRKLRAIDYAFRFKRINHRMHNKLIIADGAIAVTGGRNISREYFDASDSFQFTDLDILFYGTAVQQANAVFIDFWNDDLSYAVPQLLGAGAKPDLDSLRKAYALDAIQKNKVENKIEFAQQQLDASLKHRAFNWAPAHFVADSPDKIRGQASGQQLIYNQMLRIMGEPKQHIELVSAYFVPTRRGTDYLASLAQNKIKVRVLTNSFAANDVAVVHAFYKKYRHDLLKNGVQLYEFKPYIERKKRTWYEVMTGNVIPAKGKSASSLHAKFFDIDGMVFIGSFNFDPRSASLNSEVGLVVESEQLQNDISQALNQYLPQIAYQLKLNERNEIIWLDHQQDGSVKEHKTDPDTTGFQRFAMKAVSYLPVEWMM